In Populus alba chromosome 1, ASM523922v2, whole genome shotgun sequence, a single window of DNA contains:
- the LOC118045689 gene encoding ACT domain-containing protein ACR9, with amino-acid sequence MEVPSDDAVLIEKGKKAGDPHVITVNCPDKTGLACDILHVILDYGLYITKGDVSTDGKWCYIVFWVVPHSRSIIRWTHLKNRLLSVCPSCSVSFYWNQQQSKSCPVYLLKFISLDRKGLLHDVTQVLCELELTIQRVKVTTTPDGRVLDLFFVTDKLELLHTKQRQNETCEQLHAVLGESCISCELRLAGPEYECLQGMSSLSPVIADELFHCEISDKEIHSQALSPDMMKLKRTDVMIDNSLSPAHTLLQVHCVDHKGLLYDVMRTLKDYNIQIAHGRFSLVTNGHRDLDLFIQQKDGKKIVDPEKQSALCFRLKVEMLHPLRVIIANRGPDTELLVANPVELSGKGRPRVFYDITHALKALGICIFSAEIGRYSTSDREWEIYRFLLEENCKFQLSNMMARNQIVDTVRRTLMGW; translated from the exons ATGGAAGTGCCAAGCGACGACGCTGTTTTGATCGAGAAAGGAAAGAAGGCAGGAGATCCTCACGTGATCACCGTTAATTGTCCCGACAAGACCGGCCTTGCCTGCGATATTCTTCATGTAATTCTTGACTATGGACTTTACATTACCAAAGGGG ATGTTTCAACTGATGGGAAATGGTGCTACATAGTATTCTGGGTGGTTCCACACTCACGGTCCATTATAAGATGGACTCATTTGAAGAACAGACTTTTATCTGTATGCCCTTCATGTTCGGTCTCCTTTTACTGGAACCAGCAGCAATCCAAGTCTTGTCCGGTTTACTTGTTGAAGTTCATTAGTCTCGACAGGAAAGGATTGCTGCATG ATGTTACTCAGGTTTTGTGTGAGCTGGAGCTAACAATCCAGAGGGTCAAAGTTACTACAACCCCAGATGGCAGAGTCTTGGACCTCTTTTTCGTTACTGATAAAct GGAGCTATTACACACAAAGCAACGACAGAATGAGACATGTGAACAATTGCATGCTGTGCTAGGTGAATCATGTATCAGTTGTGAACTTCGATTAGCAGGGCCAGAGTATGAATGTCTTCAGGGCATGTCTTCTCTTTCTCCTGTTATTGCAGATGAATTATTTCATTGTGAGATATCAGATAAAGAAATCCATTCACAAGCTCTTAGCCCAgatatgatgaaattgaaaaggacaGATGTAATGATAGACAATTCACTGAGTCCTGCTCATACGCTGCTTCAAGTGCATTGTGTTGATCACAAGGGTCTTCTTTATGATGTGATGAGAACTTTAAAAGACTACAATATACAG ATAGCTCATGGTCGATTCTCACTGGTGACCAATGGTCATCGTGATTTGGACCTATTTATTCAGCAAAAGGATGGAAAAAAGATAGTGGATCCTGAGAAGCAAAGTGCCTTGTGTTTCCGTTTGAAGGTTGAAATGCTTCATCCATTACGTGTGATTATAGCAAACCGAGGACCTGATACTGAACTTCTAGTTGCTAATCCAGTTGAGCTATCTGGAAAGGGAAGACCCAGAGTATTCTATGATATTACACATGCTCTAAAAGCACTTGGGATCTGCATATTTTCG GCTGAAATAGGAAGGTATTCAACCTCTGATCGTGAATGGGAGATATACAGATTTCTTCTAGAGGAGAACTGCAAATTTCAGTTATCAAATATGATGGCTAGAAATCAGATTGTGGATACAGTTAGAAGAACACTGATGGGTTGGTGA
- the LOC118045686 gene encoding uncharacterized protein isoform X2, with product MAETSLKTPGTASSSYLKALTVEIEKKLQRALASASQRRNLLQELFADIALEVDDRARGIIFSREEDEISPAEDAADGQLCFYDVLADYYVWVPESGKQILHLIVQLWSQSFASHIFSLLFHKWLFDAQLDNTEVLVRFSSALVQGATNVLWIDIQTNKRHFQSLFQYLLEEVALVPMRLNRIPVQAQRELFLLLSRFILFYNSVDKIDSFLKKFPIFPNAFLVGGPADFFVIELADQVGRYPRHFISLFFRLLYPWYWPSSCWNFIISCIKAVFYSLLGLLFSSWDKLREPKNC from the exons atggCAGAGACAAGTTTAAAGACGCCAGGAACTGCAAGTTCATCTTATCTGAAGGCTCTCACCGTTGAAATCGAGAAAAAGCTGCAAAGG GCACTAGCTTCTGCATCTCAGAGACGGAACTTGTTACAAGAATTGTTTGCTGATATTGCTTTGGAAGTTGATGATCGCGCTCGAG GTATAATTTTCAGCAGGGAAGAAGATGAAATTTCTCCTGCAGAAGATGCTGCTGATGGCCAATTGTGCTTTTACGATGTGCTTGCTGATTATTATGTTTGGGTGCCTGAGAGTGGAAAACAAATTCTTCATCTGATTGTCCAACTCTGGAGCCAGTCATTTGCATCacatattttctctcttttgttcCATAAATGG CTTTTTGATGCTCAGCTGGATAATACTGAAGTACTTGTTCGTTTCTCATCTGCTCTTGTTCAAGGTGCTACAAATGTTTTGTG GATTGACatccaaacaaacaaaaggcaTTTCCAGTCCCTATTTCAG TATCTCCTTGAGGAAGTTGCCTTGGTCCCTATGCGGTTGAACAGAATTCCAGTGCAG GCCCAGAGGGAACTGTTTCTTTTACTCTCAAGGTTCATACTCTTTTACAACTCAG TTGACAAGATCGACagcttcttaaaaaaatttcctaTTTTTCCAAATGCTTTCTTGGTTGGTGGTCCAGCAGACTTCTTTGTTATTGAACTTGCAGATCAG GTTGGACGGTATCCTCGGCATTTCATAAGCCTGTTTTTTCGACTGCTATATCCATGGTACTGGCCATCTTCATGTTGGAACTTCATAATATCTTGCATCAAGGCCGTATTCTATTCTCTGCTGGGGCTGTTGTTTTCTAGCTGGGATAAGCTGAGAGAGCCAAAGAACTGCTAA
- the LOC118045686 gene encoding uncharacterized protein isoform X1 yields MAETSLKTPGTASSSYLKALTVEIEKKLQRALASASQRRNLLQELFADIALEVDDRARGIIFSREEDEISPAEDAADGQLCFYDVLADYYVWVPESGKQILHLIVQLWSQSFASHIFSLLFHKWLFDAQLDNTEVLVRFSSALVQGATNVLWIDIQTNKRHFQSLFQYLLEEVALVPMRLNRIPVQAQRELFLLLSRFILFYNSVDKIDSFLKKFPIFPNAFLVGGPADFFVIELADQLLKLKVEPVLLHYLSQIKVLQGMELRMTTSTRLKACLYSFTSPGGPMYPTRAVRHAAWDALDLLFPVGRYPRHFISLFFRLLYPWYWPSSCWNFIISCIKAVFYSLLGLLFSSWDKLREPKNC; encoded by the exons atggCAGAGACAAGTTTAAAGACGCCAGGAACTGCAAGTTCATCTTATCTGAAGGCTCTCACCGTTGAAATCGAGAAAAAGCTGCAAAGG GCACTAGCTTCTGCATCTCAGAGACGGAACTTGTTACAAGAATTGTTTGCTGATATTGCTTTGGAAGTTGATGATCGCGCTCGAG GTATAATTTTCAGCAGGGAAGAAGATGAAATTTCTCCTGCAGAAGATGCTGCTGATGGCCAATTGTGCTTTTACGATGTGCTTGCTGATTATTATGTTTGGGTGCCTGAGAGTGGAAAACAAATTCTTCATCTGATTGTCCAACTCTGGAGCCAGTCATTTGCATCacatattttctctcttttgttcCATAAATGG CTTTTTGATGCTCAGCTGGATAATACTGAAGTACTTGTTCGTTTCTCATCTGCTCTTGTTCAAGGTGCTACAAATGTTTTGTG GATTGACatccaaacaaacaaaaggcaTTTCCAGTCCCTATTTCAG TATCTCCTTGAGGAAGTTGCCTTGGTCCCTATGCGGTTGAACAGAATTCCAGTGCAG GCCCAGAGGGAACTGTTTCTTTTACTCTCAAGGTTCATACTCTTTTACAACTCAG TTGACAAGATCGACagcttcttaaaaaaatttcctaTTTTTCCAAATGCTTTCTTGGTTGGTGGTCCAGCAGACTTCTTTGTTATTGAACTTGCAGATCAG CTTCTAAAGTTAAAGGTGGAGCCAGTTCTATTGCATTACCTTTCACAAATTAAAGTTCTCCAAG GCATGGAATTGAGAATGACCACAAGTACAAGATTAAAGGCATGTCTGTATAGCTTTACTTCTCCTGGCGGTCCAATGTATCCCACTAGAGCTGTCCGTCATGCTGCCTGGGATGCTTTGGATTTGCTTTTCCCC GTTGGACGGTATCCTCGGCATTTCATAAGCCTGTTTTTTCGACTGCTATATCCATGGTACTGGCCATCTTCATGTTGGAACTTCATAATATCTTGCATCAAGGCCGTATTCTATTCTCTGCTGGGGCTGTTGTTTTCTAGCTGGGATAAGCTGAGAGAGCCAAAGAACTGCTAA
- the LOC118045690 gene encoding UDP-glucuronic acid decarboxylase 5, protein MASNGDHQTTVKPPPSPSPLRNSKFSQSNMRILVTGGAGFIGSHLVDKLMENEKNEVIVADNYFTGSKDNLRKWIGQPRFELIRHDVTEPLLVEVDQIYHLACPASPIFYKYNPVKTIKTNVIGTLNMLGLAKRVGARILLTSTSEVYGDPLVHPQPESYWGNVNPIGVRSCYDEGKRVAETLMFDYHRQHGIEIRIARIFNTYGPRMNIDDGRVVSNFIAQALRGEPLTVQKPGTQTRSFCYVSDMVDGLIRLMDGENTGPINIGNPGEFTMTELAETVKELINPGVEINMVENTPDDPRQRKPDITKAKALLGWEPKVKLRDGLPLMEEDFRLRLGVTKKK, encoded by the exons aTGGCATCAAACGGAGACCATCAAACAACTGTGAAGCCACCTCcaagtccatctccattgcgAAATTCCAAGTTTTCTCAG TCCAATATGAGAATTTTGGTTACTGGAGGAGCTGGATTCATTGGATCTCACTTGGTCGACAAACTAatggaaaatgagaaaaatgag GTTATTGTTGCTGATAACTACTTCACTGGATCTAAAGACAATCTTAGGAAATGGATTGGTCAGCCGAGGTTTGAGCTTATTCGTCATG ATGTCACGGAGCCATTGTTGGTTGAGGTCGATCAGATTTATCATCTTGCATGCCCTGCTTCTcccattttttataaatacaatcCTGTAAAG acaataaaaacaaatgtgatTGGCACGCTGAACATGCTGGGTCTTGCCAAGCGAGTTGGAGCAAG AATCTTGCTTACATCTACTTCAGAGGTATATGGTGATCCACTTGTGCACCCTCAACCTGAGAGCTACTGGGGCAATGTTAATCCAATTG GGGTTCGGAGCTGCTATGATGAGGGGAAGCGTGTGGCTGAGACATTGATGTTTGACTATCACAGGCAACATGGGATAG AAATTCGCATTGCTAGAATTTTCAACACATATGGACCGCGTATGAATATTGATGATGGGCGTGTTGTGAGCAACTTCATTGCTCAAGCACTTCG TGGTGAACCATTGACAGTTCAAAAGCCTGGAACTCAAACTCGCAGTTTCTGCTACGTCTCTGACATG GTTGATGGCCTTATTCGCCTCATGGATGGAGAGAACACTGGACCAATCAACATTGGAAACCCAG GGGAATTTACCATGACCGAGCTTGCTGAGACAGTGAAGGAG CTTATTAATCCTGGTGTGGAGATAAACATGGTGGAGAATACTCCTGATGATCCACGACAGAGGAAACCTGACATTACAAAGGCAAAGGCATTGTTGGGATGGGAACCAAAAGTTAAGTTGCGGGATGGGCTCCCCCTCATGGAGGAGGACTTCCGCCTGAGGCTTGGAGTCACCAAAAAGAAGTGA